Proteins encoded by one window of Arachis ipaensis cultivar K30076 chromosome B04, Araip1.1, whole genome shotgun sequence:
- the LOC107636728 gene encoding uncharacterized protein LOC107636728: protein MERALQAHITLVAGNPTSPTTGPITWDSFQEEFYKKYFPNSAKTAKELELLQLKQGTMSVSEYTDKFKELFRERESEGTFPQNRGKSFAPKGPPFKQGGFAPQRTQGQNNFRRPNNNNNASGRRFGKQPLNEQACTRCGSYHLSVPCKAGWGLCYSCGKPGHKASNCPENQKQGAGRAQQPGRVFTTSAVGAKGSEALIRGKCEMTGQILNALFDSGASHSFIAFEKASEFGLKIVVLGYNLKVYNLTHEAMVTRLGYPQVLFRVKLRNFVHDLICLPMTGLDLILGLDWLSKNYVLLDCSAKSVYFMSEDTEGPVVVNNYYLNSMMMSCSGAECQGILLLTTGVSGDDQSLEQIPVVCEFLEVFPDDIDEFPSNREVEFTIELVPGTAPISIAPYRMSPLEMAELKQLNKVTIKNKYPLPRIDDLMDQLQGPGVFSKIDLRSGYHQIRVRDEDIPKTAFRNRYDYYEYTVMSFGLTNAPAMFMDYMNIIFYPFLDKFVVIFIDDILEKKLYAKLSKCEFWKSEVKFLGHVVSKQGIAVDPAKVEAVMEWKGPTSVTEIRSFLGLAGYYQRFIKGFLQLAFPLTKLTRKDAPFVWTSECEESFQVLKEKLTTMPHQNVVAHASRQLRPHEVNYPTHDLEFAAVVFALKVWRHYLYGVKFQVFSNYKSLKYLFDQKELNMRQRREGECCGGCAESEIAISSDFKSELLKAHQNDDVLSKVLPAIGQGKQWRVSEDQDGLWRFKGRIIVPDFGTL, encoded by the exons atggagcgagcactgcaagcgca CATCACATTGGTGGCAGGGAACCCGACGTCTCCTACAACAGGTCCGATCACCTGGGATTCCTTCCAGGAAGaattctacaagaagtacttccCAAATTCTGCCAAGACGGCCAAGGAACTTGAGTtgctgcagctgaagcaaggaACAATGTCTGTATCTGAGTACACGGACAAGTTTAAGGAGCTGTTCAG AGAGAGGGAGTCAGAGGGGACAttcccacagaaccgagggaagagtttTGCTCCTAAAGGACCTCCTTTCAAGCAGGGAGGCTTCGCACCACAGAGGACTCAGGGTCAGAATAATTTCAgaaggcccaacaacaacaacaatgcttCGGGGAGGagatttgggaagcagcctctgAATGAGCAAGCTTGTACCAGATGTGGGAGTTACCATCTTAGTGTTCCGTGCAAGGCTGGATGGGGATTGTGCTACTCATGTGGTAAGCCGGGGCATAAAGCCTCCAATTGTCCAGAGAATCAGAAACAGGGTGCTGGGAGAGCACAACAGCCTGGTCGGGTGTTTACTACTTCAGCTGTGGGTGCCAAGGGGTCCGAGGCACTTATCCGAGGTAAATGCGAAATGACTGGTCAAATTTTAAATGCCTTATTTGATTCTGGAGCGTCACATTCATTCATCGCATTTGAAAAGGCTAGTGAGTTTGGATTGAAGATTGTGGTTTTAGGTTATAACCTAAAGGTGTATAATcttacccatgaagccatggtaactaggctaggatatCCGCAAGTTTTGTTTAGGGTCAAGCTGCGTAATTTTGTACATGATTTAATTTGCTTGCcgatgactggtcttgatcttatcttggggttGGACTGGTTATCTAAGAACTATGTTTTGCTCGACTGTTCTGCAAAATCAGTGTACTTTATGtcggaagatacagaagggccggttgtggtgaataaCTATTACTTGAATTCTATGATGATGAGTTGTTCTGGGGCCGAATGCCAGGGTATTTTGTTGTTAACCACAGGTGtctcgggtgatgatcaaagctTGGAACAAATTCCGGTTGTGTGTGAATTTTTGGAGGTTTTTCCCGACGATATTGATGAATTCCCATCTAATCGAGAGGTTGAGTTTACTATTGAGTTGGTACCTGGAACGGCGCCAATCTCGATTGCCCCTTACCGAATGTCGCCTTTGgaaatggccgagctaaa gcaactgaacaaggtcacaataaagaataagtaTCCACTGCCGAGAATTgacgatctcatggatcagttacaaggaccCGGAGTTTTCTCCAAGAttgatttgagatccggttatcaccagataagggtgagagaTGAGGATAttcctaagaccgctttcaggaatCGTTATGAttattacgagtacactgtaatgtcttttgggttaacaAACGCTCCTGCAATGTTTATGGACTATATGAACATAATCTTCTACCCGTTTTTGGATAAATTTGTTGTtatcttcattgatgacatactG GAAAAGAAGCTCTATGCGAAACTATCTAAAtgcgagttctggaagagtgaggtgaagtttctgGGTCACGTAGTCAGTAAACAAGGGATAGCAGTAGATCCTGCCAAAGTGGAAGCAGTGATGGAGTGGAAGGGACCGACCTCAGttactgagataaggagttttttgGGATTAGCTGGCTACTATCAGAGGTTCATCAAAGGTTTCTTGCAATTGGCTTTTccattgacaaagttaacccgcaaggACGCGCCATTTGTTTGGACTTCTGAGTGTGAGGAGAGCTTCCAAGTGTTGAAGGAAAAGTTGACTACCATgcct caccagaatgtAGTGGCtcatgcctcacgacagttgagacctcacgaaGTTAATTACCCAACGCACGACTTGGAATTCGCTGCAGTTGTATTTGCActaaaggtgtggaggcattacctcTATGGGGTGAAGTTCCAAGTTTTCTCTAAttacaagagcttgaaatacctctttgatcagaaagaactTAATATGCGGCAGAGGAG gGAAGGCGAATGTTGTGGCGGATGCGCTGAGTCAGAAATCGCT ATCTCAAGTGACTTCAaatccgaactcctaaaggctcatcaaAATGATGACGTGTTATCGAAGGTGTTGCCAGCTATTGGGCAAGGGAAGCAGTGGAGAGTATCAGAGGATCAAGATGGGCTATGGAGATttaagggtaggatcattgtgccagaTTTTGGGACTTTGTGA